TGCCAGAAAAATTTTACAAGTACGAGTACTTAAGAATTTCTTTTTTCTAttcttataataaatttatcaaCGTGTTTTATCGACACGTCATATTCGAGTCTTAGTGGTTTCTTGAGCTGTTCAGGATCCATACCGTCGGGCGGCAAGATAGAGTATCGCCGAAGTACCGAAGATAATGCTGTCTTCATTGACATCATGGCGTATTGGTAACctgaaaataaaagttttataataaaaaataagacatgCTCTTTTTACGGCTCCTTTGTTTTATTCACATTTCCCAAATAAGGTTATACGCGACATTAACCACTTGCATACCCACTACTTTACACTAGATATCTTGAGTGATATATATGATATGACGGCTAATACCAAAATGCTACGATTTTCTAGAAAggctttttatgtttttacctaGGCAATTCCTGACTCCGTTGCTAAATGGTATGAACTGATTCGGGTGCTTCAAAGGCCCCTCCAAGAACCTCTCCGGACGAAAGTCGTCGGCATCGTCACCCCAGTACTCCCTGTTGCGATGGATCCCCAAAATGTTTATGAAGGCTGTCACGTCCTTCACTAGTGTGACACCTGACGCTGAAATGAAAACATATTCAATATTAACGCaatcactgccacctgacttgacttgactgaccacaggtgccaccgacgcgcatgtgcgttcaaaatttatgaataattatgacagcggcactgagAGGGTGGTCCAagaacgcatatatgcgtcggtggcagtgaatgagtTAAAGTTAAGCAAACGTACCTAGCGTAcgtagccctcttgttctgagaggaggcctgtgcccagctgtgggacgtatataggctgggatgatgatgatgatgaaacgtaCCTAACTGTATAGGTGGccttcaatttaattattttaatccgAATACGTTTAGTAGAAAATCTTAGCATAGTCGatattgaaattaaaagaaaagcTTGGGAAAACGAGGACCACGAAACGCGTGGCATGTGATGTTCGGTCAAAAGAAGAGTACCTAAGTAATCTGAACATGTTAGTATAAAATTGGTacttaaacatttttaacacgGTAGTAGTGGATGAAAAAGGAACTCTCATTTCAATGTTGTAGAAGTATCCGAACCTCTACTTGAAACCTTTAGTAAACCATTTGGCCAcgattttatttatcaacaagcAATGAAAATCCGTCCGTCCCTTCAATGATAATATCATTAACTTAAGCACCTGCAAGTAATACTTACGCAATGTTACATCTCTGTCGACTTCTCTTACTATTACAGGCACCGGTGGATACAGTCTCAGTGTTTCTTTTATAACTGCTTCTAAATATTTTAAGCTGGGTAAATCCGCAGCAGTGATGGTACGATTGGAATCGCCGAAAACCCCttttaatctaaaaaaaattgaatgaaattaaaaatgtggtctgatagaactcttcttaatatatatatactctacaccaataattattcgttatagacttttattttcttctaaaaccgttaataaacattaattcgtttttaaagaatataaaagtctatcacgaataattattattggagtagacacattaacctACATaataagaagagttctatcagaccacatttttaattttcattaaatttttatagaataatcgagaaaaatttgcaaaaatgcaacgttgccagctcagtaggtataaacgctcttaaataagaACAAGATATaaacttaatataattatgtgcaACATAAAACAGTAGACAAACAattgatttttgatttaaaaaccacaatatgataaataatacttgaaatttgattttcttctatATAAGATAACCACGGCTTCACCCCCATGGATGAATTTCTGATTCTgttggaaatttaaaaaaaaaaacagcttgcTCGTGTTAAGAGCCATTTTATAGAGTCAGTCAGTTAGTCGGGAAAATAATGCAAATATATACTATGCTGAAGAAAATATAGGCCATTTGagttttattgataaaattcaaatgtaaatgtaatttaaatgttatatttcatatgtttattattatcattcatTATCTCAAATAAccgggattttattaatatggtaataatataatatcttaaataatatgaaaagaATAAGAACGTATTGTACGTTACAAATACTTTTTGTACTATTTATAATGCGTTGAAGTGCAAacataaacgttttttttccGTTGATATACTTACATAGGTACAAGGTgccccttattttcttttgagtagaATAGAACAGGGTTACTTACTCTTCGTAGACCTTTTTTTGCACCTCTTCGTATCTGGACATCATAACGAGTGCGAAGGAAGTTCCCACCGCCGAAGTGTCGGTGCCAGCTAATATAATGACCATGGTCTCCTCACGCAACTCCAGGTCGGTATAGCCGCCGATTGATCCAGAATGTTCCATAATCATCTCGAGAAATGAGGGGACTTTGCTCTTTTCtgtaaacaaattattattttgaagcATGACTTCTTACATAATGAGCAATTTTTGGGTGTCCCTTGTTTTACCGACAAACTTTACATGGAATATCATTTCATCAAAAACGTTTCATGGTAAATTTAGTTATAGTATTATCGTTTGATGGAATTTTGTTTCGTGACCAGttcattacaatttttattatttcatagaaaaactGTTGTTAGGAAAGAGGATTATTTGGCATATGATTCGTTTTACGACAATTTTAAATGACGTAATTACAAAACAACTATGTTCATTTCTTCGCAGTTTTATTACAACACATTTGTAAAATAATCGATAacacgtacagtcgaggaaactgagcCGTGTACtagggtagaaccttttcatatttttaaatagatgttagaactgctaccagaaaagtaggttacgttaggttagaactgcgacccttgcaGATTCAAACTGTTACcataaaagtaggttaggtgaggttagaactgtgaccctcgCACAATCGAACTGATAcgagaaaagtaggttaggttaggttagaactgcgacccttgcagaatcaaactgttaccagaaaagtaggttaggttaattgTAAAATAACTCATATTCAAGTGATTTTACGTAAAGTaagtttaatgttattttaaaaaaaataaacaataaattacgAACCATTTTCTGTGAAATAATACAA
This Choristoneura fumiferana chromosome 12, NRCan_CFum_1, whole genome shotgun sequence DNA region includes the following protein-coding sequences:
- the LOC141433278 gene encoding cytochrome P450 4C1-like isoform X2; the protein is MFTGNGSIFAPVNIWRPRRKILAPTFSMKNLNMFVNVFADQTAVMGNQLAPKAGAGDFSVFKYVANYTFDAVCETALGIQIQSQIKQNSFVNAIDEIFRMTGDRMNSFTARHDFMYRMMPCFKQYDKQRQLLYRFVNEIIQIKREEAAKPAECAGTLHGFKKSKVPSFLEMIMEHSGSIGGYTDLELREETMVIILAGTDTSAVGTSFALVMMSRYEEVQKKVYEELKGVFGDSNRTITAADLPSLKYLEAVIKETLRLYPPVPVIVREVDRDVTLPSGVTLVKDVTAFINILGIHRNREYWGDDADDFRPERFLEGPLKHPNQFIPFSNGVRNCLGYQYAMMSMKTALSSVLRRYSILPPDGMDPEQLKKPLRLEYDVSIKHVDKFIIRIEKRNS